A single genomic interval of Theropithecus gelada isolate Dixy chromosome 16, Tgel_1.0, whole genome shotgun sequence harbors:
- the B9D1 gene encoding B9 domain-containing protein 1 isoform X1, whose amino-acid sequence MMTSTASTALCTARTGPPQRVWRRGSHRSRPRAKMCGKHWCGTSPLMSPLKAPTLMAGHRSCSACMDQMCSGTMWFEAMGPCTCPSHLAGTKGPSPCLSQNLHLNCRSLQAGSWGGDPSTQTPRWWLRVKAGKVKLPPLLYPQPPDRLEPGSRWAQGWGECRGPARHMGASPQMFPDEGLVGAQRVCHVCLSWQPLYLPVRGMGQVLLSPFYR is encoded by the exons ATGATGACCTCTACTGCAAGTACTGCTTTGTGTACGGCCAGGACTGGGCCCCCACAGCG GGTCTGGAGGAGGGGATCTCACAGATCACGTCCAAGAGCCAAGATGTGCGGCAAGCACTGGTGTGGAACTTCCCCATTGATGTCACCTTTAAAAGCACCAACCCTTATGGCT GGCCACAGATCGTGCTCAGCGTGTATGGACCAGATGTGTTCGGGAACGATGTGGTTCGAGGCTATGGGGCCGTGCACGTGCCCTTCTCACCTGGCCG GCACAAAAGGACCATCCCCATGTTTGTCCCAGAATCTACATCTAAACTGCAGAAGTTTACAAG CTGGTTCATGGGGCGGCGACCCGAGTACACAGACCCCAAGGTGGTGGCTCAGGGTGAAGGCCGGGAAGGTAaagctccctcccctcctctacCCTCAGCCCCCAGACAGGTTAGAACCTGGGAGTAGATGGGCCCAGGGTTGGGGTGAATGCCGGGGACCTGCCAGGCACATGGGAGCTAGCCCACAAATGTTCCCAGATGAGGGCCTGGTTGGAGCACAGAGGGTTTGTCATGTCTGCCTGTCCTGGCAGCCCCTTTACCTCCCAGTGAGGGGCATGGGTCAGGTGctgttgtccccattttacagatga
- the B9D1 gene encoding B9 domain-containing protein 1 isoform X2 — MATASPSVFLLMVNGQVESAQFPEYDDLYCKYCFVYGQDWAPTAGLEEGISQITSKSQDVRQALVWNFPIDVTFKSTNPYGWPQIVLSVYGPDVFGNDVVRGYGAVHVPFSPGRHKRTIPMFVPESTSKLQKFTSWFMGRRPEYTDPKVVAQGEGREVTRVRSQGFVTLLFNVVTKDMRKLGYDTGPLDTQGVSRPSPPQGFPQ, encoded by the exons TTTCCAGAGTATGATGACCTCTACTGCAAGTACTGCTTTGTGTACGGCCAGGACTGGGCCCCCACAGCG GGTCTGGAGGAGGGGATCTCACAGATCACGTCCAAGAGCCAAGATGTGCGGCAAGCACTGGTGTGGAACTTCCCCATTGATGTCACCTTTAAAAGCACCAACCCTTATGGCT GGCCACAGATCGTGCTCAGCGTGTATGGACCAGATGTGTTCGGGAACGATGTGGTTCGAGGCTATGGGGCCGTGCACGTGCCCTTCTCACCTGGCCG GCACAAAAGGACCATCCCCATGTTTGTCCCAGAATCTACATCTAAACTGCAGAAGTTTACAAG CTGGTTCATGGGGCGGCGACCCGAGTACACAGACCCCAAGGTGGTGGCTCAGGGTGAAGGCCGGGAAG TGACCCGTGTCCGTTCTCAGGGCTTTGTCACCCTCCTCTTCAACGTGGTGACCAAGGACATGAGGAAGCTGGGCTACGACACTGGGCCTTTGGACACACAGGGTGTGTCGCGGCCCAGCCCACCCCAGGGCTTCCCCCAGTGA